DNA from Camelus dromedarius isolate mCamDro1 chromosome X, mCamDro1.pat, whole genome shotgun sequence:
CCTCCCAATGCTAACCGAATCTTCCCAATCCTCCAGAATCTCAGTGACAGTCAGTACATACACGTACGTTCTGTGCTTGCGATCTTGGTTCTGCTCGAAAATGCCCAGGAGCCGGCCTAACTTCCCCTTGACTCCCGCCTCTTCGTACACCTCTCGGACGGCCGCGCCGCCCGGCTCCTCCTCGGGCTCCATGCCCCCGCCCGGCACGATCCAGCGGTCCGGGTACCGACTGCTACTCACTAACAGCACCTCGTCCTCGCGCTCGCTCCGGAAGCACAGGCACGCCGCCCGCTTCTTGAAGCCCTCCGGGTCGTAGGTGCGCGTCTGGTTCGGCTTGCACTTCATCGTCCAGGCCGCGCGCCGCTGCTCGgtgcccgccgccgccgccgccgccgccgccgccgccgccgccgccgccgcccggccggCCGAGGTGCTCCGAGGTGTTCGGGAGAGAAAGGGCCGCGGCGAGGGGCGGGGAGAGAGGCGCCTCAGCCCGCGAGCCCCCGGAGCTGGGGGAAGATgaggcgggggcggggacggGGGCGGGGGCGCGCGAAGTACGTCAGTCGGTCCGGCCCCCGCGAGGCCCGAGGGTCCCGGGCGCAGACGCCTGAGTGGAGGAggcgccgcccccgccgccgcccgggAGCCCGGAGCCCG
Protein-coding regions in this window:
- the LOC105104372 gene encoding diphosphoinositol polyphosphate phosphohydrolase 3-beta isoform X2 — encoded protein: MKCKPNQTRTYDPEGFKKRAACLCFRSEREDEVLLVSSSRYPDRWIVPGGGMEPEEEPGGAAVREVYEEAGVKGKLGRLLGIFEQNQDRKHRTYVYVLTVTEILEDWEDSVSIGRKREWFKIEDAIKVLQCHKPVHAEYLEKLKLGGSPTNGNSMAPSLPESDP